GGAGCGGCGCGGCTGGCTCACCCGCCGCCCTGATCCCACCGACGGCCGTTACACACTGGCCGGCCTGACCGACGCGGGGTTGGCGAAGCTCGAGGCCAGCGCCCCCGGTCATGTCAGCGCGGTCCGCCGCCTCGTCTTCGACAGCCTCTCCCCCACGCAGGTGCGTCAGATGGCCCAGATTTCGCGGCGCATCCTGCAAGGCAGCGCCGAACTCCACTGAGCCTCAAGGCCGTGACGTCTCGGTTCAGGCACGAGACATGACTTCACGCATGAAGCGAATCGCACGAACAATCAGTTGCGCCGTGAAGTGATGCCGGATATAACTTCATGCATGAAGTGATCGGCAGGGCACGGCGATTACGCCATCGTCCGCCGTCCGCACCAGGCATCCATGGTCACCGGCCATGTCCTGCCCGTCGACGCGGGCAGAACGCCCGACGAGCGACTCCGAGATGCGTAGCAACGTTCCATACACAGACGCAGGAGCAAAGCCATGTCAGAAGAGTCCGGCAACACCCTCGCCACGAGGCGCGGAATGCTTGGTATAGCGGGGGCGGTCGCGGGCGGACTGGCGGTCAGCCAGATGGCTGCCGGCAGCGCCTCAGCTGCCACCGACAGCATGGGATCGACCGCCACGCGGACGATCAGCCTGGCCCAGGCCCAGCGACTCGCCGAGGCCGCCGTCCGCTACGTGCGCGCCCACCCGACGCTTCCCCCCATGTATGTGCTGGTCGTTGACTCCGCCGGCGAAGCCAAGGCATCCCTCCGCATGGACAACAACAGCTCGGCGGCGGCCGCGTTGGTCCCGCAGAAGGCACACACCGCACGCACCTACCGGGCCGCCACCGCCGACCTGGCCTCCAACATCAAGGACCCGGGCCAGATCGCCTCCCACGTCGCCAGTGGCGCCAGCCTGCTGGCCGGTGGTCGACCGATCTTCGAGAGCAGTCAGTTCATCGGCGCCCTCGCCGTCGGCGGAGGCACCCCGGCCCAGGACGACGAGGTCGCCCGCGCCGCGCTGGCCGCGCTCTGACTCCGCGACGAGAAGGCGCGCCATCTTCACCCCTGCGCACCTCTATGCAGGGGCCGTCTTCTCGTCATCGTGGCTGCGGATGTCCCGTCGGTCGGCGCATCCGCAGCCGCACATCACCGGGACCCCACATTGGGCACATCAGGACGCTCGACGGCGGCAACGTCCGTGCGCCTGCGACAACTTCGCTGAGTCGTCCTCCGTGTACCAGCGAGCCCTCCCCTGGCGACCCGCAAACCGGCCATCAGCGGGACCCGGCTCAAGGGCGGTTCCGGACTGCACGCCGGCATCGCCCTCGCCGCGCAGGACGGGCCGGGTGAGACCCCGGTTTCGACCGCTCTCCCGTCAGGCGGTCGCTCGCTTGCCGAAGCCGGCGGTGAGCCCGCTGATGAGCTGGTGGCGGCCGAGGATGTAGAGGGTGAGGATCGCAGCGTGGAGAGGACCAGGTGAGGAGCAGCGGGAAGAGGAAGCCGTTCCAGACGTTCAGGGCGTCGTAGATCGTGACCGTGATCAGAGCGGGCCGCGACAGGGGTGCGGCCAGGCTCCAGAGCATCCGCCGGTGGCCGGCGCCGTCCGCGCGCCCCGCTCAGCGGCAACACCCAGTGCGTGAGCAACCTCGACCCCACCCCGGCCTACCCCTTCGGACACGGACCGTCCTACACGACGTTCGCCTACGACGGGCTCGAACTGAGCGCCGAGGACATCCCCACCGACGGCGAGGTCGAGATCAGCTGCCTGGTCCGCAACACCGGCGACCGGCCCGGCTCCGAAGTCGTCCAGCTCTACACCGCGGACCCGGTCGACCAACTCCCCCGGCCGGTCACCCAGTTGATCGGGTTCACCCGGTCCTCCTCGCCCCCGGCGAGCAGCGCAGGGTCACCTTCCGCCTGCACACCGACCGCCTCGCCTACACCGGACCCGACCTGCACCGCATCGTCGAACCCGACGAGATCACCCTCATGCTCGGCGCCTCCAGCACTGACATCCAGCTCACCCGCACCCGCCACCTCACCGGCCCGACCCGCCGCGTCGGACACAACTGGAGGCTGCACACGCCCGCACACATCGGCCGAGACGTCGGCACCGCCTCCGCTCGACGGCGACCTTGAAACCGGCGTCCGTTCAATGAACACAGCCGTTCCGGCGGCGCGGGACGCCCGTCAGGATCTGGGGTGGCCAGTTCATCGGCATCGACGAGCCAGAGGAGCCATCCATGCCTGCCACCGTGCCGGGTCCGCGTATTGCCATCGTCGGAGGTGGCATCGGTGGTCTCGCCGCCGGTGCCTTCCTGCGTCGCGCGGGGTTCACAGCCACCGTCCACGAGCAGGCCTCGGCACTCACCGAGGTGGGCGCCGGGCTCGTGATGGCTCCCAATGCCGTACGGCTGCTGCGGCGTATCGGCGTCATGGCCCAGTTCCTCCGCCGGGCCGTGCCACTGGACTGGGGGTGGGAGTTCCGCCGCTGGACGGACGGCAGCGTGCTCTCGGTCGAGAAACTGAGCGGCGTCTGTGAACGGCTCTACGGCGAGCGCACCTATGTCGTGCACCGGGCCGACCTGCTGGACTCGCTCAAGGCGGCTGTGCCCAGTGAATGGGTTCGCCTGGGCGCACGGTGCACGTCGGTCGACGTCCGCAAGGACGTCGTACTGCTGCGCTTCGCCGACGGCAGCAAGGTCGAGGCGGACATCGTCATCGGCGCCGACGGCGTCCACTCCGTCGTCCGCGGCGCGGTGACCGAGCCCTTACCGCCGGCCTATTCCGGTATCTGCGCCTTCCGCACGATCGTGCCCGCCCAAGCCGTGCCCGACTTCGCCCTACGTCGCGCCCAGACCCTCTGGCTCGGGCCCGGCCGGCACTTTGTGCACTATCCGGTCGCCGGTGGGCAGGCCGTCAACGTCGTCGCTTTCGCCCCGGCCGGGGACTACACCGACGAGTCCTGGAGCAGCACGGGCACGATCGAGGAGTTCCATGCCGAGTTCAGCGACTGGGACCCGCGGGTGACGGACCTGATCACCGCCGGCGGTGTACCCGGGCGCTGGGCGCTGCTGGACCGGGCGCCGCTTCCGCGTTGGAGCCGGGACCGGGTCACCTTGCTCGGTGACGCCGCGCATCCCATGTTCCCCTTCTTCGCCCAGGGCGCGGCCCAGTCCATCGAGGACGCCGCCGTGCTGGCCCGCTGCCTGGCGGCGCATGCGAACGATCCTGAGCAAGGGCTGAAGCAGTACGAGGCTGCGCGGATCGAACGCACCACACGTCTGCAGGAGCTCAGTCACGCCCGCAGGGACAGCAACCACCTGCCCGACGGGCCCGAGCAGAAGGCCCGCGACGCCGCACTGGCCGCATCCGACCCGTTGGTGCGCAACGGCTGGATCTACGGCTTCGACGCCGAGGAAGCACTCACCTCGTGAACAACAACACCGACGACAGCGCGCATCGCATCGCTGGACGGTTCGGACGAGTTCTTCGGTCATACGGCAGAACCGGGCGCAGTCACCGGCAGCAGCGGCCGCACCACCACCCCATCGAAACGGCCGCTATGGCACCAAGTCCTTGGAGCATCACGACAAAAGCTACTTACGCGTCAGGGTGCTCCGGCAGGGCGAGCCAGTCCGACCAGGAGATCTCGCGACCGAGGAACCGCGGCTGCTCGAACGGCCAGTCGGCGGCGATCCACTGCGGCACCAGTTCGTCGAGGGCCTGCTCGACCTTGCTGCCCACGAGCTCGTCCACCACCCACCAGGAGATCTCGCCGTCCGCGCCGGCCCGCTCCGGTGGGTCGATGTAGACGCAGCCGAGCAGAGCTGTCTCCGCCGCGTCGAACAGCGCGTAGTTGAACGACTGGTGTGCGGCGATCTCCTTCTCGTGCCGCAACAGGTCGGCTTGGTCGGCCTCGTAGGTCATGCTGGCCGCGGGCCAGCCCCAGGCTGGGCCGAAGATGGTCCACAGCCGCTCGCGCGAACCCATCACCGCCGGATAGTCGAGCGGGGTGTCCGCCTCCCGGATCGGCCGCAGGTGATGACCACTGCCGGGCAGCGGTACCAGGACCGGGTGGGCGAAGTCATCGGGGAGCCAGCTCATAGCGCCCGACCGTAGCAGCGGGATGTCAGCCGGTGCCCGCAGCGAGCTTCCTGCACCGTCGTCAACTGGGTTCAGCGGGCGCGGCTTCCTCCGCCGGTCCGCGCTCGGGCCGGTCTTCCCCGGCCGTGCCGTCCCTCGGACAGCCCTCGGAGGGCCGGGTGACCACGAGACTGCGGACCTCGTACGACATCTCGGTGACGTCGGGTTCGGGAGCCGGGTGGTAACGGCCGGCGCACACGGACAGGTTGACGATGAGGTAGGCCCGCCAACTGGGCCCCACACCCCGCCCGTCGGCGAAGGCCTCCTCACCGTTCAGGGTCCACACCACACTGTGCCTGCCGAACGTCACGCCCAGTTCGAGGACCGCCCCCGGGCGCACCGCGTCATCCCTGACGTAACTCTGGCCCTGCCGTACATGGTTGGTCAGCTCCAGGAGGTCGGGATTGTCGGGGTGGTACTCGAAGACGTCGACCTCGTTGCCGCCGTCCCGCCAGGTCCAGATCGCGGGCCAGGCACCGAGCCGGGTGGGCAGTCGTACAGTGGCCTCCAGACGGTCCCCGGTGCGCACCATGAACCCCTCGGCGCTCCCCTCCGTCGTCAGCAGCCCGGTGCTCCACAGGCCGTCCGCCCTGCGCCGGGCCCGGAAGGTCCCCAGCCGGGAGTAGGCGGGGTCCTCGGTGAGGTGATCGAGTTTGTTGTCGCCCCGGTTGGTGGGCCCGCCGTCGGGATAGGCCCAGGACCGTCCCGCGACCCACTGACGTTCCGAGGCGAAATCGGCGATGAACGCGACGGTGCTCACATGCGCTCTCCTTGCTGTCAGCAACAACCTCGCCCCCCTTGTCTCTCCTACGTCGCCCGCCCGCATGCGCCATCCGCCCACACCTGACGTGCAATTCAGCCTCGCGAGTGACGAAGTGCCTCCGCAGGCCACCGGTCACACCCGGCGTCGAACGGGGAACCGTCCAGCCGAACCGCACCCTTTCAATTCACCCTCTGTCGCCCACCCCTAACTGGCCGTACACTGTCAACTCGGGGAAATTCAGGCGTGATTGACTGGGGGAACTGTCATGTCCTGGGACCAGAACGCACATCCCAACTTCGCCGTTCCGCCCATGCCGAGCGCACCACCACCCGCTCCGGCGGACCCCTGGCGGGCTTTCGCCGTGGGATTCTTGAACCTCAGTGGCCTGGGGCTGGGCTATGCCGTCGTCCGCCGTTGGAGGTTGACGATCGCGTGCCTGGTGGCCACGGGGATCCTGCTTGCCGTGGCCTTGCCGGCAGATCCGGACGGGGTGCCGGGCGCCCTGCTGGTCCTGTATCTGATCCTGTTGGTGGCGGCAGCCGCGCACGGTGCGCGGCTGGGTCTGCGCACGCGCCTGGCATGGCTGCCGAGCGCGCTGGTCGCGGCGGCGCTCAGCGTCGTGTTGCTGGCCGTACCCGCCGGCGGATACCTCCTGTATGACCAGGCACGTGACGAGGCCACTGAGCAGATGCTCCTGGACCGGCTGGCAGCAGCGGACGAGCTGGTGAAGTCGACCGGCACGCAGACCTTCGACGTGGCGCAACCCGACTACCGCAGGGCACTGGCCATCTACCACGGTCTGGCCGCGGACCATCCGACGTCACGAGCCGCCGCCGAGGTGCCGAACCGCCTCAGGACCTACTACACCACCGTCGGCGCCGCGTACGCGAAGAAGAACTACTGCGGGGCTGTGGCGCCGTTGAAGTACCTGCGTACCGTGCCGCACACGATGGACAAGAAGGCACTCGGATCCCTGTCCACCTGGCCCGACGACCGGCTGGCGACCTCGCTCTACGAGTGCGGGACGGAGTCCATGAGCGGCGACAGCGCGGCCTGGACCGCACAGTGGGGCGAACTGCTGACGACGTTCCCGAAGTCCGAACAGGCGCAAAAGGTGGGACCCGCGATCGACACGAAGGTGGGCGAGGCGGTCACGGCGGTGGGCGGCAGCGATCCCTGCGCGGCCGTTGAGCGCCTGGGCACCCTGTCCACGCAGATTCGCGGCGTGTCGGGCGAGGGGGCCGGACTCACCGAGGCTCTCGACCAGGCCGCCGACCGAGCGGATCGGAACGCGGCGTCAGGGACGTACAACTGCGGTGTGGACCAGTACAAGGACGGCAGTTTCAGCGACGCCGTCACCACCATGGACACGTTCATCAAGGACAACCCCGACAGCCCGAAGCGGAGTCTCGCCCGGAAGGTGGCCATCGCCGCGGAGGTCGCCCAGACGGTTCCGGCGGCCGGCAAGCGTCTGCCGACCACCCGCTCGGGCGGCAGCATCAGCGTCACAGTCAAGAACGACAGCCCCGACAAGATCACCGTCATGTTCACCGGCCCGGTGACCGGGAGCTTCACCCTCAAGGCCTGCGGTAGCTGCTCCACCTATTCCGCGCTGAGCAGCTCTCTCGGGCTCGACTCGAAACCGTGCAGCGACAGCGGCAAGAAGTACCCGCAGAAAACCATCCAGCTGCCCGCCGGCACCACCTACTTCGTCCACAAGTCCCAGGGAGGGACCGCCAACACCCCGGCCTCGGACACCGCCAAGCTGGAGCCGGGCTACATCTACACGGAGTGCGCCTACACGACGAGTCTGGGCTACTGACCGCCGACAGCAGGCCTTCGCGCACACGAGATCGTTGATCACCCCGGCATGGCGGGACCCGAGGTGGCGGTCTGCGAGGCGGTCTCACCACGGTTGGTGTTCCGGGCAGCACCAAAGCGCCGCTATCATCCGAT
Above is a window of Streptomyces sp. NBC_00490 DNA encoding:
- a CDS encoding beta-glucanase, yielding MSTVAFIADFASERQWVAGRSWAYPDGGPTNRGDNKLDHLTEDPAYSRLGTFRARRRADGLWSTGLLTTEGSAEGFMVRTGDRLEATVRLPTRLGAWPAIWTWRDGGNEVDVFEYHPDNPDLLELTNHVRQGQSYVRDDAVRPGAVLELGVTFGRHSVVWTLNGEEAFADGRGVGPSWRAYLIVNLSVCAGRYHPAPEPDVTEMSYEVRSLVVTRPSEGCPRDGTAGEDRPERGPAEEAAPAEPS
- a CDS encoding GlcG/HbpS family heme-binding protein, whose protein sequence is MSEESGNTLATRRGMLGIAGAVAGGLAVSQMAAGSASAATDSMGSTATRTISLAQAQRLAEAAVRYVRAHPTLPPMYVLVVDSAGEAKASLRMDNNSSAAAALVPQKAHTARTYRAATADLASNIKDPGQIASHVASGASLLAGGRPIFESSQFIGALAVGGGTPAQDDEVARAALAAL
- a CDS encoding FAD-dependent monooxygenase, yielding MPATVPGPRIAIVGGGIGGLAAGAFLRRAGFTATVHEQASALTEVGAGLVMAPNAVRLLRRIGVMAQFLRRAVPLDWGWEFRRWTDGSVLSVEKLSGVCERLYGERTYVVHRADLLDSLKAAVPSEWVRLGARCTSVDVRKDVVLLRFADGSKVEADIVIGADGVHSVVRGAVTEPLPPAYSGICAFRTIVPAQAVPDFALRRAQTLWLGPGRHFVHYPVAGGQAVNVVAFAPAGDYTDESWSSTGTIEEFHAEFSDWDPRVTDLITAGGVPGRWALLDRAPLPRWSRDRVTLLGDAAHPMFPFFAQGAAQSIEDAAVLARCLAAHANDPEQGLKQYEAARIERTTRLQELSHARRDSNHLPDGPEQKARDAALAASDPLVRNGWIYGFDAEEALTS
- a CDS encoding N-acetyltransferase, which encodes MSWLPDDFAHPVLVPLPGSGHHLRPIREADTPLDYPAVMGSRERLWTIFGPAWGWPAASMTYEADQADLLRHEKEIAAHQSFNYALFDAAETALLGCVYIDPPERAGADGEISWWVVDELVGSKVEQALDELVPQWIAADWPFEQPRFLGREISWSDWLALPEHPDA